In Sebaldella termitidis ATCC 33386, one DNA window encodes the following:
- a CDS encoding PTS fructose transporter subunit IIB — MKKIVAITACPTGIAHTFMAAKALETAGKKLNYDIKVETQGATGIKNKITVQEIADADAVIFAVETKVREEERFKDKIIHKISVKEAIKNAEKAINDALAL, encoded by the coding sequence ATGAAAAAAATAGTTGCAATTACTGCCTGTCCTACAGGGATAGCCCATACTTTTATGGCTGCCAAAGCTCTTGAAACTGCAGGAAAAAAATTAAATTATGATATAAAGGTGGAAACTCAGGGTGCTACCGGAATAAAAAACAAAATCACTGTACAGGAAATCGCTGATGCTGATGCTGTTATATTTGCAGTGGAGACTAAAGTAAGAGAAGAAGAAAGATTTAAGGATAAAATCATACACAAAATTTCTGTAAAGGAAGCTATCAAAAATGCTGAAAAAGCTATCAATGATGCTCTGGCATTATAA
- a CDS encoding glycoside hydrolase family 38 C-terminal domain-containing protein, whose amino-acid sequence MKNLHYIPHTHWDREWHKTFEAFRVRLGYSMEILLDTMENDKNFDYFMYDAQTSILDDYLTVYPENRERLKKLISDKRLFVGPWYTQPDFYLISGESLVRNLLIGSNIADDMGHSMETGYIPDSFGQSAQLPQILNGFDLKSVLVWRGIACDDIDDSVFSWQSPDGSEILGIHFPLGYGYNRYLPADKENAVKKILETEEKIADRFKDGEVMLMGGGDHTTIQNGLPDIINYANEYFKKNNYDLNIKISNPELLTKDIKNALKKSSRKLQVLHGELRNPKEQRVHFGDSSSRMDIKYLNKTLEYKISSVIEPLSTFAYLENGIYSNGLINKSWKYLFENQAHDSICTCCTDESHDDIMNRFKYSGQINKELENMFFRYMERELDLSQIKGRAVLLVNTLPYKREKFIEITVYTKEKEFSIYTSAGKKIPYEIVSSLNTDLSETDISLAMDIASENYILDSYSKNPKYVFWKNKIIISSDFLPAGGYEVIDIRENEAANNNEKLVSSHENQLENEYLKINIKENGSLDIFEKESGEKFSALTYEEKGDDGDEYDYSPPKNDRIFTTENLKAEITKLYENNFETAFEIKHVMMVPNALNPDRSGRNTELTELKIKSTVSLRAASRIIAVKTELYNNSHDHIIKVLCSAPVTTDSSYAGDHFSVIKRDNQISVPENWKELNYKSKPLPIYPMQGFTDISDSKTGIAVLSAGLPEYEIYNNDTIALTLMRSVGKMGKSDLEIRPGRVSGIEFNTPDSQMTGNYKFEFGIIPHSGNYSDTQIQRLVSLYSAPVNVKQFLEDIKTGDRPLRKEYIELTGNNIEVSALKKAERDKNIILRLFNPSQKLSENNRLKINFPHNSVSITNLKETAFLGNLKISDNSYILPGLKNAEILTLKITI is encoded by the coding sequence ATGAAAAATTTACATTACATTCCCCATACTCACTGGGACAGAGAATGGCACAAAACCTTTGAAGCTTTCAGGGTAAGACTTGGCTATAGTATGGAAATTCTTCTGGACACTATGGAAAATGACAAAAATTTTGACTATTTTATGTATGATGCCCAGACTTCCATTCTTGATGATTATCTCACAGTATATCCCGAAAACAGAGAAAGACTGAAAAAATTAATTTCTGATAAAAGGCTCTTTGTAGGTCCTTGGTATACACAGCCGGATTTTTATCTTATCAGCGGAGAATCCCTTGTCAGAAATCTTTTAATAGGCTCTAATATAGCAGATGACATGGGGCACTCTATGGAGACAGGCTATATTCCTGATTCCTTCGGTCAGTCTGCACAGCTTCCCCAGATATTAAACGGCTTTGATCTGAAATCTGTTCTTGTATGGCGGGGAATTGCCTGTGACGACATTGATGATTCGGTATTTTCCTGGCAGTCACCTGACGGCTCGGAGATACTTGGCATACATTTCCCGCTGGGATACGGCTATAACAGATATCTTCCCGCTGATAAGGAAAATGCCGTAAAAAAAATTCTGGAAACCGAAGAAAAAATAGCTGACAGATTTAAAGACGGCGAAGTTATGCTTATGGGCGGAGGTGATCATACAACTATACAAAATGGTCTTCCCGATATCATCAATTATGCAAATGAATATTTCAAAAAAAATAATTATGATTTAAATATAAAAATATCAAATCCTGAATTATTAACTAAAGATATAAAAAATGCATTGAAGAAAAGCAGCAGAAAATTACAGGTGCTTCACGGTGAATTAAGAAACCCGAAGGAACAAAGAGTTCATTTCGGTGATTCTTCCAGCAGAATGGATATAAAATACCTGAATAAAACACTTGAATATAAAATTTCTTCTGTTATTGAGCCTCTTTCGACATTTGCATATCTTGAAAATGGTATTTATTCCAACGGACTGATTAATAAATCATGGAAATATCTTTTTGAAAATCAGGCACATGACAGTATATGCACATGCTGTACAGATGAAAGCCACGATGATATTATGAACAGATTCAAGTACTCAGGACAGATAAACAAAGAGCTGGAAAACATGTTTTTCAGATATATGGAAAGAGAGCTTGATCTTTCCCAAATAAAAGGCAGAGCAGTTCTTCTTGTTAATACACTCCCTTATAAAAGGGAAAAATTTATCGAAATTACAGTATACACAAAGGAAAAGGAATTCTCTATTTATACTTCTGCAGGTAAAAAGATTCCTTATGAGATTGTTTCATCTCTAAATACAGATCTTTCAGAGACTGATATAAGTCTTGCCATGGACATCGCATCAGAAAATTATATTCTGGATTCTTACAGCAAAAATCCAAAATATGTCTTCTGGAAAAATAAAATCATAATTTCTTCTGATTTTCTTCCGGCAGGCGGCTATGAAGTTATTGATATACGTGAGAATGAAGCAGCGAACAATAATGAAAAGCTGGTATCCTCTCATGAAAATCAGCTGGAAAATGAATATCTGAAAATAAATATCAAGGAAAACGGTTCTTTAGATATTTTTGAAAAAGAAAGCGGAGAAAAATTTTCGGCTTTGACATATGAAGAAAAAGGTGATGACGGAGATGAATACGACTATTCTCCTCCAAAAAATGACAGAATTTTTACTACTGAAAACCTGAAAGCAGAAATAACTAAGCTGTATGAAAATAATTTTGAAACAGCTTTTGAAATAAAACATGTTATGATGGTGCCAAATGCATTAAATCCCGACAGATCAGGAAGAAATACAGAACTGACAGAACTGAAAATCAAAAGCACCGTTTCATTAAGAGCTGCTTCAAGAATAATTGCAGTAAAAACCGAACTTTACAATAATTCTCATGATCATATAATAAAGGTATTATGCAGTGCCCCTGTTACCACAGATTCATCATATGCAGGAGACCATTTTTCAGTCATAAAAAGAGATAATCAAATTTCAGTCCCTGAAAACTGGAAAGAGCTGAACTATAAATCAAAGCCGCTTCCTATATATCCAATGCAGGGATTCACTGATATTTCCGACAGTAAAACAGGAATCGCAGTGCTGTCTGCCGGTCTGCCGGAATATGAAATTTATAATAACGACACTATTGCCCTCACACTTATGAGAAGTGTAGGAAAAATGGGAAAATCAGATCTCGAAATACGTCCGGGCAGAGTGAGCGGAATAGAATTCAATACGCCTGATTCTCAGATGACGGGGAATTATAAATTTGAATTCGGGATAATTCCTCATTCAGGCAATTATTCTGATACACAGATTCAAAGGCTTGTATCCCTTTATTCTGCTCCGGTTAATGTAAAACAGTTTTTAGAAGATATAAAAACAGGAGACAGACCTTTAAGAAAAGAGTATATTGAATTAACAGGAAATAATATTGAAGTATCAGCTTTGAAAAAAGCAGAAAGAGATAAAAATATTATTCTGAGATTATTTAATCCTTCTCAGAAGCTTTCTGAAAATAACAGACTGAAAATAAATTTCCCGCATAATTCTGTTTCTATTACTAACCTGAAAGAAACGGCATTTTTAGGAAATCTCAAAATTTCGGATAATTCTTATATCCTGCCGGGTTTAAAAAATGCAGAGATTCTTACTTTAAAAATTACCATATAA
- a CDS encoding PTS fructose transporter subunit IIC, with the protein MKNFFIDLKRHFLTGISYMIPLVIAGAVIMGIARIGSSFYGVVDIWDASHAESSHALVKLFHTMDGIGGLALGLMLPFIAGFIAFSIIDRPGIVPGFVAGLLAKNMNTGFLGALAAGILAGYTVKFILEKMQLPDFAAGITAIFLAPVLGTLVTCLLMQYVVGAPLAGINRALELWLTSMTGTNKIVLAAIIGGMVGFDLGGPVNKAAVTTAMALLTSGITTPNTAAQVAIIVPPIGLGIATLLSKKKYDESMLEAGKSSILMGLVGISEGAIPFAIESPLKVIPINVIGSALASALAVMFGANNPAPISGFYGWFTVEKWPLYVLSIFIGAFFIAFANILLRKPAQELAAE; encoded by the coding sequence ATGAAAAATTTTTTTATTGATTTAAAAAGACACTTTTTAACAGGAATCTCATATATGATTCCGTTAGTAATAGCCGGAGCTGTGATCATGGGAATAGCCAGAATAGGTTCTTCTTTTTACGGAGTCGTGGATATATGGGATGCTTCACACGCTGAAAGCAGTCATGCACTGGTAAAGCTTTTTCATACTATGGATGGTATAGGCGGTCTTGCGCTTGGGCTGATGCTTCCGTTTATTGCAGGATTTATAGCTTTTTCCATTATAGACAGACCTGGAATAGTACCGGGATTCGTAGCAGGGCTTCTTGCTAAAAATATGAATACCGGATTTCTAGGAGCACTTGCCGCAGGTATACTTGCAGGATACACAGTAAAATTTATTCTAGAAAAAATGCAGCTTCCTGATTTTGCAGCAGGTATTACGGCTATTTTTCTGGCACCTGTTTTGGGAACTCTCGTTACCTGCCTTCTTATGCAGTATGTCGTGGGAGCACCGCTTGCCGGCATTAACAGAGCTCTTGAATTATGGCTTACAAGTATGACAGGTACAAATAAAATCGTTCTTGCTGCTATTATCGGCGGAATGGTCGGTTTTGATCTCGGCGGCCCTGTTAATAAAGCAGCGGTTACTACAGCCATGGCTCTTCTTACTTCCGGAATCACTACACCCAATACTGCTGCTCAGGTAGCAATAATTGTTCCTCCTATAGGCTTGGGAATCGCTACTCTTCTGTCAAAGAAAAAGTATGACGAATCTATGCTTGAAGCCGGAAAGTCTTCTATTTTAATGGGACTTGTCGGTATTTCAGAAGGTGCAATACCTTTTGCCATAGAATCTCCGTTAAAAGTAATTCCTATAAATGTAATAGGCTCAGCACTGGCTTCTGCTCTTGCAGTCATGTTCGGAGCAAATAACCCCGCGCCTATTTCAGGTTTTTACGGATGGTTTACTGTGGAAAAATGGCCGCTGTATGTTTTATCTATATTTATCGGTGCATTTTTTATAGCTTTTGCAAATATACTTCTCAGAAAACCGGCTCAAGAGCTGGCTGCCGAATAA
- a CDS encoding PTS sugar transporter subunit IIA: protein MSNLYSERLIAVNLEADSKDSAIEQLICMLDKENRINSLSEFRDSIYERENESTTEVGEYTAIPHGRSETVIENSVCIATLKKPVIWNFETKEEIDIIFMLAVKKDSSDTHIEILSELASKIMEEDFISNIKNSDSKNEIYKIITEKEDSK from the coding sequence ATGTCAAATCTTTACAGTGAAAGACTAATTGCCGTGAATCTGGAGGCAGACTCCAAGGATTCGGCAATTGAACAGCTTATCTGTATGCTGGATAAAGAAAACAGAATAAATTCTTTATCAGAATTCAGAGACTCCATATATGAAAGAGAAAATGAATCTACTACAGAAGTGGGAGAATATACTGCTATACCGCATGGACGGTCAGAAACGGTAATAGAAAACTCGGTCTGTATTGCTACTCTGAAAAAACCGGTTATATGGAATTTTGAAACAAAAGAAGAAATCGATATTATCTTTATGCTTGCAGTAAAAAAAGATTCCTCAGACACACATATAGAGATACTGTCCGAGCTTGCATCAAAAATTATGGAGGAAGACTTTATTTCCAATATAAAAAATTCTGACAGCAAAAATGAAATTTATAAGATTATTACAGAAAAGGAGGATTCCAAATGA
- a CDS encoding 1-phosphofructokinase family hexose kinase produces the protein MLYTITLNPAVDKVIEIAGTLEREQNNKIKKVLYDIGGKGCHVSAVFSALGLPNIATGFTGGRNGIKLVELMEEKNIKCEFINAGSTNTRECTILVDESNLGSYMITESGELPDEKAYSELILKIQKEINEDDIAALSGSPATGFPKEKYCEIVKTLKNTGAKIFIDARDEYLKEVINLEPFFIKPNKYEFQVLTGKKLEKTDDFIEEIQRLNEKIEIVAVSLGEEGSIVGVKDRGVYGFTPPKIDVVSETGCGDIFVGGVISKYYLKKDIEEIFRFATAISASKAAHFLSSDFSLEQTSKLLPLVKIKKYK, from the coding sequence ATGCTTTATACAATAACATTAAATCCGGCAGTTGATAAGGTAATAGAAATTGCGGGAACTCTTGAAAGAGAGCAGAATAACAAAATAAAAAAAGTGCTTTATGATATCGGAGGAAAAGGATGTCATGTATCAGCAGTATTTTCTGCACTGGGGCTTCCTAATATTGCTACTGGATTTACTGGCGGGAGAAATGGTATAAAGCTTGTGGAATTAATGGAGGAAAAGAATATTAAATGTGAATTTATAAACGCAGGCAGTACAAATACCAGAGAATGTACCATTCTAGTAGATGAATCTAATCTCGGCAGCTACATGATTACAGAATCTGGGGAGCTTCCTGATGAGAAAGCATACAGTGAACTGATTCTGAAAATACAGAAAGAGATAAATGAGGACGATATAGCAGCATTATCAGGATCACCGGCAACAGGCTTTCCGAAAGAAAAATACTGTGAAATAGTGAAAACGCTGAAAAATACCGGGGCTAAGATATTTATAGATGCAAGAGACGAATATTTGAAGGAGGTAATAAATCTGGAGCCTTTTTTTATAAAACCAAATAAGTATGAATTTCAGGTATTAACAGGGAAAAAACTTGAAAAAACAGACGATTTTATAGAGGAAATACAAAGGCTTAATGAAAAAATAGAGATAGTAGCAGTGTCTCTCGGGGAGGAAGGAAGCATAGTAGGGGTAAAAGACAGGGGAGTATACGGATTTACTCCACCAAAGATAGATGTAGTAAGTGAAACAGGCTGCGGGGATATATTCGTAGGCGGTGTAATTTCAAAATATTATCTGAAAAAAGACATAGAGGAAATTTTTAGATTTGCCACAGCGATAAGTGCATCTAAAGCAGCACATTTTTTAAGCTCGGATTTTTCACTGGAGCAGACCAGTAAACTCCTGCCTCTGGTAAAAATAAAAAAATATAAGTAA
- a CDS encoding replication initiation protein, producing MNKKFSNRIKMSLSLSKQQKKLFKYLFLEAKKVYEEDKNIIEFKLEIKKIFRYLNVRYNIIEIFEFEKNLEKILENKIIYTVISADNTEIMRGRFNLLSSYSIQQDILSYVFPKEILESTGEENYFSALDFLVSIELELERSLILYKELSRSLDSIKRKNSVEIELEKYKELMDAADMYKRMYDLERKIIEPTLKDINSYSQYFISVDKIKENNNPKSKVKSLVFHIYLKEDNEKIQHLLNMFPADIRNKNSVREKTEDFYYREGYDFVYKVIKYSKEKHGNLALEDMFFKTLDEIYVENKEETEGFMLYEDIKDGLEKFSKFKNRMGRVLLQTRFELPVLLDILNTLAIEKNLKYENKYYKITACYSENPEKRFIKIYKNTKK from the coding sequence GTGAATAAAAAATTTTCAAACAGGATAAAAATGTCACTGTCTTTGAGTAAGCAGCAAAAAAAGCTCTTCAAATACCTGTTTCTTGAAGCTAAAAAGGTATATGAGGAAGATAAAAATATTATAGAGTTCAAACTTGAGATAAAAAAAATATTCAGATACTTAAATGTAAGATATAATATTATCGAAATTTTTGAATTTGAAAAAAATCTTGAGAAAATTTTGGAGAATAAAATAATTTATACAGTTATCTCTGCTGATAATACTGAAATTATGCGGGGAAGATTTAATCTTTTAAGCTCTTACAGCATACAGCAGGATATTCTCAGCTATGTATTTCCGAAAGAAATACTGGAAAGCACCGGAGAGGAAAATTATTTTTCGGCACTGGATTTTCTTGTTTCTATAGAGCTGGAGCTGGAAAGAAGTCTTATATTATATAAAGAGCTAAGCAGAAGTCTGGATTCCATCAAAAGAAAAAACAGCGTGGAGATAGAACTGGAAAAATATAAAGAACTAATGGATGCTGCTGATATGTATAAGAGAATGTATGATCTTGAAAGAAAAATTATAGAGCCGACATTAAAGGATATAAACAGCTATTCACAGTATTTTATATCCGTGGATAAAATAAAAGAGAATAATAATCCTAAGAGTAAAGTAAAATCTCTTGTTTTTCATATATATTTAAAAGAGGATAATGAAAAGATACAGCATCTTCTGAATATGTTTCCGGCAGATATCAGAAATAAAAACTCTGTAAGGGAGAAAACCGAGGATTTTTATTACAGGGAAGGATATGATTTCGTATATAAGGTAATAAAATATTCCAAAGAAAAGCACGGGAATCTTGCTCTGGAAGATATGTTCTTTAAGACGCTTGATGAAATATATGTGGAGAATAAAGAAGAAACCGAGGGATTTATGCTGTATGAGGATATAAAAGACGGTCTTGAAAAATTTTCAAAATTTAAAAACAGAATGGGGAGAGTACTGCTTCAGACAAGATTCGAGCTTCCCGTACTTTTGGACATATTAAACACTCTTGCTATTGAAAAGAATCTGAAGTATGAAAATAAATATTATAAAATAACAGCCTGTTATTCCGAAAATCCTGAGAAGAGATTCATAAAAATATACAAAAATACAAAAAAATAA
- a CDS encoding DKNYY domain-containing protein, whose product MKKVMFLFFLFSITAFPCKMLVNPGKPFIISNNKVYYTEAGNAKMELSGADSADFQTISYSVESCEYRDYGKDSRNVYFKNTKVEGADAGSFIMLEQGYYKDKRYLYFYGKKLRDSDSRKEIKFIKDNKDTDCIPWGDGGCVINNGNKYKDGKKYFKGA is encoded by the coding sequence ATGAAGAAAGTAATGTTTTTATTTTTTCTGTTTTCAATTACGGCTTTCCCGTGTAAAATGCTGGTAAATCCGGGGAAACCATTTATAATATCAAATAATAAAGTCTATTATACAGAAGCTGGAAATGCAAAGATGGAGCTGTCAGGGGCAGATTCTGCTGATTTTCAGACTATTTCATATTCTGTGGAATCATGTGAATACAGAGATTACGGGAAAGACAGCCGAAATGTATATTTCAAAAATACAAAGGTAGAAGGAGCAGATGCCGGGAGTTTTATTATGCTGGAACAGGGCTATTATAAAGATAAAAGATATCTGTATTTTTACGGTAAGAAACTGAGAGACAGTGATTCCAGAAAAGAAATAAAATTTATCAAGGATAACAAAGATACGGACTGTATTCCCTGGGGAGACGGCGGCTGTGTTATCAACAACGGAAATAAATATAAAGACGGGAAAAAATATTTCAAAGGAGCATAA
- a CDS encoding phosphoglucomutase, which translates to MEKVLRKLQSGSDIRGIAIQHEDKQVTLNRETVAALAQGYVNYISKKLGKNPEEIAVSAGTDPRITGGKLQCAFIEELLDAGMTVYDFGLSTTPSMFMSTIFEKYNCDAAIMFTASHLPFYYNGIKFFTKEGGFEKEDIKQVIENSIDILKNSTVKQTKKGKIVKTTIIKDYSKFLVEKIRTEVNSKKNYEKPLEGLHIVVDAGNGAGGFFAEEVLEVLGAKTAGSAFLNPDGLFPNHVPNPEDETAMGFLKRAVLNSKADFGIIFDTDVDRASCVDKNGEEINRNRLIALSSAIVLEQNPGSTIVTDSITSDELNEFITKLGGKHFRYQRGYKNVINKAKELNEKGIECPLAIETSGHAAFKENNFLDDGAYLTAKILITLAKLHEENKNIEDLLEGYKEPLESKEIRLNVNTQSIKEYADKVISELEQFVKEEPEWSQVEENYEGIRVNCKGGEGSGWFLLRSSLHEPIICINMEADYAGGVEKTEKKLAEFLKKYSEIDTSAL; encoded by the coding sequence GTGGAGAAAGTTTTAAGAAAATTACAAAGCGGTTCCGACATCAGAGGAATAGCTATTCAGCACGAGGACAAACAGGTGACTTTGAACAGAGAAACTGTAGCTGCATTGGCACAGGGATATGTGAATTATATAAGTAAAAAACTAGGTAAAAATCCTGAGGAAATAGCAGTTTCAGCCGGGACTGACCCGAGAATAACAGGAGGTAAGCTGCAATGTGCCTTTATTGAAGAGCTGCTGGATGCGGGAATGACAGTTTATGATTTTGGTTTATCAACGACTCCGTCTATGTTTATGAGTACAATTTTTGAAAAGTATAACTGTGATGCTGCTATTATGTTCACTGCAAGTCATCTTCCTTTTTATTATAACGGAATAAAATTCTTTACTAAAGAAGGCGGATTTGAGAAGGAAGATATCAAACAGGTTATAGAAAATTCGATAGATATTTTGAAAAATTCTACGGTTAAACAAACTAAAAAGGGAAAAATAGTTAAGACCACAATAATAAAAGATTACTCTAAATTTTTAGTAGAAAAAATAAGAACAGAAGTAAATTCTAAAAAAAATTATGAAAAACCGCTTGAAGGACTGCATATAGTAGTAGATGCCGGAAACGGAGCAGGAGGATTTTTTGCAGAGGAGGTTTTAGAAGTTCTTGGTGCTAAAACTGCAGGAAGTGCTTTTCTGAATCCTGACGGACTTTTTCCTAATCATGTGCCTAATCCTGAAGACGAAACAGCAATGGGATTCCTGAAAAGAGCAGTTCTTAACAGTAAGGCAGATTTTGGTATAATATTTGATACAGATGTGGACAGAGCATCATGTGTGGATAAGAACGGAGAGGAAATAAACAGAAACAGATTAATCGCTTTATCTTCTGCAATAGTTCTTGAGCAGAATCCGGGAAGTACAATAGTAACAGATTCCATTACTTCTGATGAATTAAATGAATTTATTACTAAGCTCGGCGGAAAACATTTCAGATATCAGAGAGGGTACAAGAATGTTATAAATAAAGCAAAAGAACTAAATGAAAAAGGGATAGAGTGTCCTCTGGCTATAGAAACATCAGGACATGCAGCTTTTAAGGAAAATAATTTTCTTGACGACGGTGCTTATCTTACTGCCAAAATATTAATAACTCTGGCAAAGCTCCACGAAGAGAACAAGAATATAGAGGATCTTCTTGAAGGATATAAGGAACCGCTTGAATCAAAGGAGATACGTCTGAATGTAAATACACAGTCAATAAAAGAATATGCCGATAAAGTAATAAGCGAGCTTGAGCAGTTCGTGAAAGAGGAACCGGAATGGTCTCAGGTGGAAGAAAATTACGAGGGAATAAGAGTAAACTGCAAGGGCGGAGAAGGAAGCGGATGGTTTTTATTAAGATCATCTCTGCATGAACCGATAATCTGTATAAATATGGAAGCAGATTATGCCGGAGGAGTGGAGAAAACAGAGAAGAAGCTTGCTGAATTTTTGAAAAAATACAGTGAAATAGATACTTCAGCTTTATAA